A window of Fundulus heteroclitus isolate FHET01 unplaced genomic scaffold, MU-UCD_Fhet_4.1 scaffold_93, whole genome shotgun sequence contains these coding sequences:
- the chkb gene encoding choline/ethanolamine kinase isoform X1 produces MRFRTSSYVRLFRLSSFISELRESARPPRRLTRPTFYGGVHSLLTRKLTMQSGRNANHGNCCGAEGRAEKPGPGLHGSPSLSSEDSGSPAEKRRAASSLLVHERHLRSPSPLVDDDSEAESFRDGRSEEVDRDTKSRAFLWCRDFLSGSWKTVGEADFQISIISGGLSNLLFLCCLPEHVPCVGEEPRQVLLRVYGAILQGVDSLVLESVMFAILAERTLGPKLYGIFPEGRLEQYLPNTRMRTEQLSDPGISAEIATKLARFHKMVMPFNKEPKWLFGTIDKYMDQVMKINFVREAHVKKYKKLMKFDLPAELKRLRSLLAATPSPVVFCHNDVQEGAGNILMLEDRDNGSTESLMLIDFEYSSYNYRGFDFGNHFCEWMYDYTYNEWPFYKVTPENYPTREQQLFFIRSYLAEHHRHSKCDLDQTQIEEDMIIEANRYALASHFLWGLWSIIQAKISKIEFGYMDYAQSRFDAYFKQKKLYS; encoded by the exons ATGCGGTTCAGGACATCCAGTTATGTTCGGCTCTTCCGACTAAGCAGCTTTATCAGTGAACTGCGCGAGTCAGCACGGCCGCCCCGCCGCCTCACCAGACCGACATTTTACGGCGGCGTTCATTCACTCCTCACCCGGAAACTCACGATGCAGTCCGGCCGAAATGCGAACCACGGTAACTGCTGCGGCGCGGAGGGCAGAGCGGAGAAACCGGGGCCAGGGCTCCACGGCAGCCCCTCCCTCTCCTCGGAAGACAGCGGTTCTCCGGCGGAGAAGAGGCGAGCAGCGAGCTCGCTTTTGGTCCACGAGAGACACCTGAGGAGTCCGAGTCCTCTGGTGGATGACGACTCGGAGGCTGAGTCGTTTCGGGATGGGAGAAGCGAGGAGGTCGACCGGGACACAAAAAGCAGGGCCTTCTTGTGGTGCAGAGACTTTTTGTCTGGATCGTGGAAAACCGTCGGGGAAGCGGACTTTCAGATTAGTATTATCAG TGGAGGACTGAGTAATCTACTGTTCCTGTGTTGCTTGCCTGAACATGTCCCATGTGTGGGGGAGGAACCCCGCCAGGTGCTCCTGAGAGTCTACGGTGCCATCTTGCAG GGTGTGGATTCTCTGGTACTGGAGAGTGTTATGTTTGCCATTCTGGCAGAGCGAACTTTGGGGCCTAAACTTTACGGGATCTTTCCAGAGGGACGTTTGGAGCAGTACCTGCCA AACACCCGCATGCGCACAGAACAGCTCTCGGACCCGGGCATTTCGGCGGAGATCGCCACCAAGCTGGCACGCTTCCACAAAATGGTTATGCCCTTTAACAAGGAGCCCAAGTGGCTTTTCGGGACCATCGACAA ataCATGGATCAAGTGATGAAGATTAATTTTGTGCGTGAGGCACATGTAAAAAAGTACAAGAAACTGATGAAGTTTGACCTTCCTGCTGAGCTGAAGCGTCTCCG TTCATTGCTGGCAGCAACTCCATCCCCGGTGGTTTTTTGCCATAATGATGTCCAAGAAG GTGCAGGAAACATTCTTATGCTGGAGGACCGGGACAACGGATCGACAGAAAGTCTCATGCTTATTGACTTTGAATACAGCAGTTACAATTACAG GGGTTTCGACTTTGGCAACCATTTCTGTGAGTGGATGTATGATTACACATACAACGAGTGGCCGTTTTACAAAGTCACCCCTGAGAACTACCCAACCAGAGAGCAGCAG CTTTTCTTCATAAGGAGCTATTTGGCCGAGCACCATCGCCACTCTAAGTGTGACCTGGACCAGACACAAATAGAAGAGGATATGATCATTGAAGCGAACAG ATATGCGTTAGCGTCACATTTCCTTTGGGGGCTGTGGTCCATCATTCAAGCCAAGATATCCAAGATTGAGTTTGGATATATG gaCTATGCTCAGAGCCGTTTTGATGCCTACTTCAAGCAGAAAAAGCTCTACTCCTGA
- the chkb gene encoding choline/ethanolamine kinase isoform X2, with protein sequence MRFRTSSYVRLFRLSSFISELRESARPPRRLTRPTFYGGVHSLLTRKLTMQSGRNANHGNCCGAEGRAEKPGPGLHGSPSLSSEDSGSPAEKRRAASSLLVHERHLRSPSPLVDDDSEAESFRDGRSEEVDRDTKSRAFLWCRDFLSGSWKTVGEADFQISIISGGLSNLLFLCCLPEHVPCVGEEPRQVLLRVYGAILQGVDSLVLESVMFAILAERTLGPKLYGIFPEGRLEQYLPNTRMRTEQLSDPGISAEIATKLARFHKMVMPFNKEPKWLFGTIDKYMDQVMKINFVREAHVKKYKKLMKFDLPAELKRLRSLLAATPSPVVFCHNDVQEGNILMLEDRDNGSTESLMLIDFEYSSYNYRGFDFGNHFCEWMYDYTYNEWPFYKVTPENYPTREQQLFFIRSYLAEHHRHSKCDLDQTQIEEDMIIEANRYALASHFLWGLWSIIQAKISKIEFGYMDYAQSRFDAYFKQKKLYS encoded by the exons ATGCGGTTCAGGACATCCAGTTATGTTCGGCTCTTCCGACTAAGCAGCTTTATCAGTGAACTGCGCGAGTCAGCACGGCCGCCCCGCCGCCTCACCAGACCGACATTTTACGGCGGCGTTCATTCACTCCTCACCCGGAAACTCACGATGCAGTCCGGCCGAAATGCGAACCACGGTAACTGCTGCGGCGCGGAGGGCAGAGCGGAGAAACCGGGGCCAGGGCTCCACGGCAGCCCCTCCCTCTCCTCGGAAGACAGCGGTTCTCCGGCGGAGAAGAGGCGAGCAGCGAGCTCGCTTTTGGTCCACGAGAGACACCTGAGGAGTCCGAGTCCTCTGGTGGATGACGACTCGGAGGCTGAGTCGTTTCGGGATGGGAGAAGCGAGGAGGTCGACCGGGACACAAAAAGCAGGGCCTTCTTGTGGTGCAGAGACTTTTTGTCTGGATCGTGGAAAACCGTCGGGGAAGCGGACTTTCAGATTAGTATTATCAG TGGAGGACTGAGTAATCTACTGTTCCTGTGTTGCTTGCCTGAACATGTCCCATGTGTGGGGGAGGAACCCCGCCAGGTGCTCCTGAGAGTCTACGGTGCCATCTTGCAG GGTGTGGATTCTCTGGTACTGGAGAGTGTTATGTTTGCCATTCTGGCAGAGCGAACTTTGGGGCCTAAACTTTACGGGATCTTTCCAGAGGGACGTTTGGAGCAGTACCTGCCA AACACCCGCATGCGCACAGAACAGCTCTCGGACCCGGGCATTTCGGCGGAGATCGCCACCAAGCTGGCACGCTTCCACAAAATGGTTATGCCCTTTAACAAGGAGCCCAAGTGGCTTTTCGGGACCATCGACAA ataCATGGATCAAGTGATGAAGATTAATTTTGTGCGTGAGGCACATGTAAAAAAGTACAAGAAACTGATGAAGTTTGACCTTCCTGCTGAGCTGAAGCGTCTCCG TTCATTGCTGGCAGCAACTCCATCCCCGGTGGTTTTTTGCCATAATGATGTCCAAGAAG GAAACATTCTTATGCTGGAGGACCGGGACAACGGATCGACAGAAAGTCTCATGCTTATTGACTTTGAATACAGCAGTTACAATTACAG GGGTTTCGACTTTGGCAACCATTTCTGTGAGTGGATGTATGATTACACATACAACGAGTGGCCGTTTTACAAAGTCACCCCTGAGAACTACCCAACCAGAGAGCAGCAG CTTTTCTTCATAAGGAGCTATTTGGCCGAGCACCATCGCCACTCTAAGTGTGACCTGGACCAGACACAAATAGAAGAGGATATGATCATTGAAGCGAACAG ATATGCGTTAGCGTCACATTTCCTTTGGGGGCTGTGGTCCATCATTCAAGCCAAGATATCCAAGATTGAGTTTGGATATATG gaCTATGCTCAGAGCCGTTTTGATGCCTACTTCAAGCAGAAAAAGCTCTACTCCTGA
- the LOC105938208 gene encoding zona pellucida sperm-binding protein 4: MTMKLIYCCLLAVAIHGYLVGAQPGKPQYPSKPQQPQQPQYPQQPQQPQYPQQPQQPQQPQYPSKPQQPQQPQYPQQPQQPQYPQQPQQPQQPQYPSKPQQPQKPQQPQQPQYPSKPQQPQQPQYPSKPQQPQQPQYPQQPQQPQQPQYPSKPQYPSKPQQPQQPQYPSKPQQPQQPQYPSKPQQPQQPQYPSKPQQPQQPQYPQKPQTPTETFHTCDVPAPFRIQCGAPTISNTECEAINCCFDGRMCYYGKSVTLQCTKDGQFIIVVARDATLPHIDLESISLLGGGPNCGPVGTTSAFAIYQFPVTACGTIMTEEPGVIIYENRMASSYEVAVGPYGAITRDSQYELFVQCRYIGTSIEALVIEVGLLPPPPGVAAPGPLRVELRLGNGECAVKGCTEEQVAYTSYYTDADYPVTKILRDPVYVEVRILERTDPNIVLTLGRCWATASPFPQSLPQWDLLINGCPYQDDRYRTNLIPVDSSSGLLFPTHYRRFVFKMFTFVSGGGGASDATKKTPSDPSWNPLHEKVYIHCDAAVCQPSMTNSCEPSCGRKKREISGSTKMISREEATIVSSKEVVFTATE, encoded by the exons ATGACAATGAAGCTGATTTACTGCTGTCTTTTGGCCGTCGCCATCCATGGCTACCTGGTAGGTGCTCAACCTGGAAAGCCTCAGTATCCTTCGAAGCCTCAGCAACCCCAGCAGCCTCAGTATCCTCAGCAACCCCAGCAGCCTCAGTATCCCCAGCAGCCTCAACAACCCCAGCAGCCTCAGTATCCTTCGAAGCCTCAGCAACCCCAGCAGCCTCAGTATCCTCAACAACCCCAGCAGCCTCAGTATCCCCAGCAGCCTCAACAACCCCAGCAGCCTCAGTATCCTTCGAAGCCTCAGCAACCCCAGAAGCCTCAGCAACCCCAGCAGCCTCAGTATCCTTCGAAGCCTCAGCAACCCCAGCAGCCTCAGTATCCTTCGAAGCCTCAGCAACCCCAGCAGCCTCAGTATCCCCAGCAGCCTCAACAACCCCAGCAGCCTCAGTATCCTTCGAAGCCTCAGTATCCTTCGAAGCCTCAGCAACCCCAGCAGCCTCAGTATCCTTCGAAGCCTCAGCAACCCCAGCAGCCTCAGTATCCTTCGAAGCCTCAGCAACCCCAGCAGCCTCAGTATCCTTCGAAGCCTCAGCAACCCCAGCAGCCTCAGTATCCTCAGAAGCCTCAGACACCTACAGAGACATTTCACACCTGCGATGTGCCTGCacccttcaggatacaatgtggCGCCCCGACCATCTCTAACACAGAATGTGAAGCTATAAACTGCTGCTTTGATGGACGTATGTGCTATTACGGCAAATCAG TGACTCTTCAGTGCACCAAGGATGGCCAGTTCATCATAGTTGTGGCTAGAGATGCCACTCTACCGCACATTGACTTAGAGTCAATAAGTTTGCTAGGAGGTGGTCCAAATTGTGGTCCTGTTGGTACAACTTCAGCTTTTGCCATCTACCAATTCCCAGTGACTGCCTGCGGCACCATCATGACG GAGGAACCAGGTGTTATAATCTATGAGAACAGGATGGCCTCTTCCTATGAAGTGGCTGTTGGACCTTATGGGGCTATTACCAGGGACAGCCAATATGA GCTGTTCGTACAGTGCAGATACATTGGCACTTCTATTGAGGCTTTGGTAATTGAGGTTGGTTTACTTCCTCCACCACCCGGAGTTGCAGCTCCTGGACCTCTGCGTGTGGAGCTCAGGCTTGGGAATGGAGAGTGTGCTGTCAAGGGTTGTACCGAAG AGCAAGTGGCCTACACTTCCTACTACACAGATGCTGACTACCCtgtcacaaagattctcagagacCCAGTGTACGTTGAGGTCCGAATCCTGGAGAGAACTGATCCCAACATTGTTTTGACTCTTGGAAGATGCTGGGCAACTGCTAGCCCTTTCCCTCAAAGTCTTCCGCAGTGGGATTTGCTTATTAATGG ATGCCCCTACCAGGATGACCGCTACCGTACAAACCTCATCCCTGTGGACAGTTCATCTGGACTGCTGTTTCCAACCCACTACAGGCGTTTTGTTTTCAAGATGTTCACATTTGtgagtggtggtggtggagctTCTGATGCTACCAAGAAGACACCTTCGGATCCATCATGGAATCCACTTCATGAAAAG GTGTATATACACTGTGATGCTGCTGTGTGCCAGCCTTCTATGACAAATAGCTGTGAGCCAAGTTGCGGCAGGAAAA agagagagatttcTGGTTCCACCAAGATGATCTCCAGAGAAGAAGCCACCATTGTTAGCAGCAAGGAAGTTGTCTTCACTGCAACTGAGTAA
- the LOC105938196 gene encoding zona pellucida sperm-binding protein 3-like precursor (The RefSeq protein has 1 substitution compared to this genomic sequence) has protein sequence MMMKWTVFCVVALALLGSFCDAQGYAKPGKPSKPQSPPTQNQQQLQTFEKELTWRYPDDPQPDPKPNVPFELRYPVPAATVAVECRESIAHVEVKKDMFGTGQPINPNDLTLGNCAPVGEDSAAQVLIYEAELHQCGSQLMMTNDALIYTFVLNYNPTPLGSVPVVRTSQAAVIVECHYPRKHNVSSLPLDPLWVPFSAVKMAEEFLYFTMKLMTDDWMYERPSYQYFLGDLIRIEVTVKQYFHVPLRVYVDRCVATLSPDVTSSPNYAFIDNFGCLIDARITGSDSKFMARTQENHLQFQLEAFRFQNSDSGVIYITCYLKATSTSQAIDSQHRACSYTGGWREASGVDGACGSCETNVTPYTAPAVTFASPPVVVTDGGGVTLPAPGSPKVPYNPRKVRDVTQAEILEWEGVVSLGPIPIMEKKL, from the exons ATGATGATGAAGTGGACTGTCTTTTGCGTTGTGGCGCTGGCTTTGCTTGGCAGCTTCTGTGATGCTCAGGGGTACGCAAAACCTGGTAAGCCATCAAAACCCCAATCACCACCTACGCAAAACCAACAGCAATTGCAGACATTTGAGAAAGAGCTCACCTGGAGGTACCCCGACGATCCCCAGCCAGACCCCAAGCCTAATGTGCCATTTGAGTTGAGATACCCTGTTCCTGCTGCAACCGTTGCTGTTGAGTGCAGAGAGAGCATAGCTCACGTGGAGGTCAAGAAAGACATGTTTGGCACCGGCCAGCCGATCAATCCAAATGACCTCACCCTGGGTAACTGTGCGCCTGTTGGAGAGGATAGTGCCGCTCAAGTGTTGATTTATGAAGCTGAACTGCATCAATGCGGAAGCCAGCTGATG ATGACAAATGATGCTCTCGTCTACACCTTCGTTTTGAACTATAACCCTACGCCTTTGGGATCGGTTCCTGTTGTGAGAACCTCCCAAGCTGCTGTGATCGTGGAATGCCACTACCCAAG GAAGCACAATGTGAGCAGCCTTCCTCTGGATCCCCTTTGGGTCCCATTCTCTGCAGTTAAGATGGCTGAGGAGTTCCTGTACTTCACTATGAAACTCATGACTG ATGACTGGATGTACGAGAGGCCAAGCTACCAGTATTTCCTGGGAGACCTGATCCGTATAGAGGTTACTGTCAAGCAATACTTCCATGTACCCCTGCGTGTTTACGTGGACAGATGTGTGGCAACCCTCTCTCCCGATGTAACCTCAAGCCCCAACTATGCCTTCATTGATAACTTTGG GTGTTTGATTGACGCCAGAATCACAGGCTCTGACTCAAAGTTCATGGCTCGCACCCAAGAGAACCACCTTCAGTTCCAGTTGGAGGCCTTCAGGTTCCAGAATTCTGACAGTGGAGTG ATCTACATCACCTGCTACTTGAAGGCAACGTCTACTAGCCAGGCCATAGACAGCCAGCACAGAGCTTGTTCCTACACTGGCGG ATGGAGGGAGGCCAGTGGAGTTGATGGAGCTTGTGGTTCTTGTGAGACCAACGTGACGCCGTACACCGCTCCAGCAGTTACATTCGCTTCACCACCTGTCGTTGTTACTGATGGTGGTGGAGTAACGCTTCCAGCTCCAGGCAGTCCAAAAGTCCCTTATAATCCGAGGAAAGTCCGTGACGTCACCCAAGCCGAAA TTTTGGAATGGGAAGGCGTTGTCTCTCTGGGCCCCATCCCCATCATGGAGAAGAAACTCTGA